From a region of the Xanthomonas rydalmerensis genome:
- a CDS encoding peptidase: MRMLLLSASLFMGGAAQAANDALAGDAGGDADALERHALPAPCDSSEACGPAMPG, translated from the coding sequence ATGCGCATGTTGCTGCTGTCCGCTTCCCTGTTCATGGGAGGTGCGGCACAGGCGGCCAACGATGCGCTGGCCGGCGACGCGGGCGGCGATGCCGATGCGCTGGAGCGGCATGCGTTGCCTGCGCCCTGCGATTCCTCCGAGGCCTGTGGTCCGGCGATGCCGGGCTGA